One segment of Dolichospermum sp. DET69 DNA contains the following:
- the ilvC gene encoding ketol-acid reductoisomerase: protein MARMYYDEDANLDLLAGKTVAIIGYGSQGHAHALNLKDSGVNVIVGLYPGSKSTAKAEAAGLTVKNVADAAKAADFIMILLPDEVQKTIYKNEIEPNLEAGNVLAFAHGFNIHFAQVLPPADVDVVMVAPKGPGHLVRRTYEQGQGVPALFAVYQDATGKARDRAMAYARGIGGTRAGILETTFREETETDLFGEQAVLCGGLSALIKAGFETLVEAGYQPELAYFECLHEVKLIVDLVVEGGLATMRDSISNTAEYGDYTRGPRVVTADTKAEMKKILSEIQSGQFAREFVLENQAGKPGFTAMRRQEAEHPIEAVGKDLRAMFSWLKKA, encoded by the coding sequence ATGGCGCGTATGTATTATGATGAAGATGCTAATTTAGACCTTTTAGCAGGTAAAACCGTTGCTATTATTGGTTATGGTTCACAAGGTCATGCTCACGCGCTGAATCTAAAAGATAGCGGTGTTAATGTCATAGTTGGATTATATCCTGGCAGTAAGTCCACAGCTAAAGCCGAAGCTGCTGGGTTGACTGTAAAAAATGTTGCTGATGCGGCCAAAGCTGCTGATTTCATCATGATTTTATTACCTGATGAAGTCCAAAAAACAATTTACAAAAACGAAATTGAACCAAATTTAGAAGCTGGAAACGTTTTAGCTTTTGCACATGGTTTTAACATCCACTTTGCACAGGTACTTCCCCCTGCTGATGTTGATGTCGTCATGGTTGCACCTAAAGGACCAGGACATTTGGTGCGCCGTACCTACGAACAAGGACAAGGAGTACCTGCGTTATTTGCAGTTTATCAAGATGCAACTGGTAAGGCACGCGATCGCGCTATGGCTTATGCTAGAGGTATTGGTGGTACACGCGCCGGTATTTTGGAAACCACTTTCCGTGAAGAAACCGAAACCGATTTGTTTGGGGAACAAGCGGTATTGTGTGGTGGTTTAAGTGCTTTAATCAAAGCCGGGTTTGAAACTTTAGTCGAAGCAGGCTATCAACCAGAATTAGCCTATTTTGAATGTCTGCACGAAGTCAAATTAATTGTTGATTTAGTCGTAGAAGGTGGTTTGGCTACCATGCGCGATAGTATTTCTAATACTGCTGAATATGGTGATTATACTCGTGGTCCTCGCGTTGTCACCGCCGATACTAAAGCGGAAATGAAGAAAATCCTCAGCGAAATTCAATCTGGACAATTTGCGCGGGAATTCGTTTTAGAAAACCAAGCAGGTAAACCTGGTTTTACTGCTATGCGTCGTCAAGAAGCTGAACATCCTATTGAGGCTGTTGGTAAGGATTTACGGGCTATGTTTAGCTGGTTGAAGAAAGCGTAA